The segment ACACCTGATTGGGCGCTTGCCCTTTGGCGTCCGATTTCATGCCCAAAATCCGCTCCATCAGGATTTGCAGCACGGAGATTTCAATCTGCCGCCCCGCCCCGTCCATCAGACGCGCACGGGCAATCTTGATAAAGGCCTCCATCAACAGGGCCAGCCCTGCGCCAATCGCCAATACCCACAAGGTCGCTTCGGACTGATGCGGGATCACGCGGTCATAGACCTGCAAGGAAAACAGCGCCACAGCAACTGCCAACAGGTTCGCCACAAACGACCCCATCGCAACCTCGCCCATCTGGCGTTTGAACCGGCCGAACTGGCCCCAAAACCAATGTGGCGCTTCGCTTTCGGTCTTATGGGTCTCCGCGACCTTGGCCAATGGTGCTTCGGCGCGCACCAGCATGCCGGTAAAGAAAGGTTTGAAATCGCTGACTGGCACAAAGGCGCGGTTGTCGGGGCAGCTGGTGTCGAAAATCACCAGATCGCCGCGCGACTGCCCCATCACCAACAGCACCTGACCTGAGGTCATATAGGCCAGCGCAGGCCAGAAATCGGCGCTCAGCGGGCCGACTTTGGCCACCTGTGCCAACAATCCAAGCGAGCGCAGCCCGTGCGCAATCGCGGAGGCTTCGTCTTTATCCTTGGCCCCTTCACGGGTCGCACCGCCAATGGCCTCGAACAGATCGCGGCGCACGGCCTCAACCCCCAACAAACCGGCGTAGGTTGCGGCCAACTGCGCACGCACATTGATGCGGTCCTCAAAACTTGAGGCCTTGCTGGCCTCTGACGGCCGCTCAGCACCATTGGCCGCCGCAAGACGTCCCTGATTTCCGTTGCTAATCTTTAACGTGAAGGCGCGTTTCTGGCTCAAATCTCATCCCCATCGGCCAGCACGCCCAACAGGCGTGCCAGATCGATCTGCAACTGTGCAGCCTCATACTTTAACGTGACCTCGGCCTGCTGCTGGCGGGCAAAAGTCTCGTATACACTCACTACATCCATGACCTGCCGCTGCCCGGCGTCATACTGTTCCTGAAACACATCCAGATTGCGCTGCGCCTGTACGGTCAGACCACTGGCTTCGTCCGCTTGGCGCGACTTGGCGGCGATTTGCCCCTCAAGCTTGCGCAGCCGGCGGTTGGCGTCTTCATTGGCTTGCGACACCTGCCGCCCCGCCGCTTCTTTCGCCTCTTCGATGGCGCGCAGGGTGGCACCGGTGCCAAACCCCAACAAAGTGTCGGAACTGACACGCAGCCCCAAATCCGAATTTTCACCAATCGTCCCCCCTGCCGACAGGCCGGGCAGTTGGTCGGCGCGGTCGATCTTGGCCGCCGCAATGGTGCGCGTCTTCTCGGCTTCGGCCAGAACCACATCCAACGGCTGCGCGGATTGGGGCGAAACCCGCAACCCCGGCACGCCGCGCAAACCGCTTAGCGGGTCGATGGACATGGCGTTCAGTTCTGCAATCGCGGTATTCGCCGCCTCGACATTTGCGGCGCGGTCTGCACGGATTTCGGACAACTTCTGACGCAGGATGTTCAAATCGGAACTGTCCGACACGCCCCCTTTGACGCGCTCTGACATGATATATTCGAACCGCCCCATGTCGCGCAGCGACGCCTCGGACAGGGTCGCCTTTTCGCGCGCCTCTGCGGCAGTGACATACAGCGACAGCGCCGTATGCACACGGTCATTGGTATCCTTGGCCAAATTCACGGCCGCGACTTCAACATCTGCAATCGCGAATTCGCGTTCGCCTTTGCGCCGCCCGTTGTCGAACAACACCTGATCCACCACCAGATTGGCCACCAAAGACCCCAGTGACGTCAGGCTGATGTTCGGCCCGATCTTGGGCAACCAGTTCTTGGATGCCGCTTCCGAACGCAACCGTGCGGCGCGCAATTCGGATTCCGCCGCACGCGAATTGGCCGCCAGAACCGATGTCGCGACCCGTTCGTAACTGCTGCCTGCAGGCAAGGCAGAACTGCGCGCCGACAGCCCCTGAATGATCGCACTTTCGGAATTTACTTTTTCTGCGTGGCTGGGCCGCGCAACGGAGTTTGCATCAGGCGATTTGAGCCGCGCAACAAAGTCACCCGCGCTGCCGCCTGCATCCGACAAACATCCTGTCAGCGTGAATGCCATCGCACACACTCCGACTGCCCTGTTTACACCTTGCCCCATATCCTGCCCTCAACGTCTCGGTCTTTATGGCCGATATTATCGGGGGCGCGGGTCATTTGACGCCCGCGCCTCTCCTTGGTCTTTTCGCTTAGGTGATCACGTCAATCTGGTCGTCAACGATGATCGTGCCCTCGGTACCCAGTGAATAGGTCGTCTGACCGCCACTGCTGTTACCGCGTGTTGCACCCAAAATCGTGACCGTGTCATCGGCACCGCCGAGGATCATCAACTCATTGGAGTTGCTGGACAAGGCCAGCAGCGCCGCTTCGTCGATGGTCAGATTGCCCTCTTCGGCAAAGGTCATGTCAACGGTTTCGATGTTGTAGTTGCCAAGCGCCGGGTTGCTGATCGCGATGGTCGAATTCGGCGCACCGTCATCCAGCACCACATAGGTACCGGTGGTGTTTTGCGCATCATCCGTGGCCGTGATGACCAGATGCGAACCGTCCGGCACATCCGAGTTGAAGTCGATGTTGGTTTCGGGACGCGTCGTACTCGCACCGCTTTGCGACGCCACTTCCGTCACGGTGCCATTGTCCTGCACCTGATACACCGCCAACTCGTCATCGGTCAGATCGGTGGAAATGCCACGGAAACCAACACGTCCTTCGTTCAGGCTTTCGATTGCCGGTCCGGAAGGCGCAGAGGTATCAATCGCCAGCGTGTCGTTGATTGTATCGACGTTGCCAACCGCATCCGTGGCTGTCACCACGATGGCGGCATTGTATTCGCCCGAACGGATCGCGGAAGGTGGAATTGTCAGGCTCCAGTTACCCGCATTGTCGACATTCGCCACATAAGGTGTGCCGTCAAAGGTCACGGAAACGGTGCTGCCCACTTCGACTTCGCCGCCCAAATCAATACCTGTCGCCGCTTCGGCGATGTTGACCGTGCTGTCACGCCCGCCTGCCCCGTCGTCGATGCTCAAGGGCACAACTTCGGTATCCACGTTCACAACATCGGACACTGTCGCAGTGTTGCCCGCGCGGTCTGTCGCCTGAACCGATACGGTCGCGGTATACGTTCCTTCGGACACCTGACTGGAGGCATAGTTCGCCGTCCATGTGCCGTTTGCCGCCACAACCGCATTGACCGCCACACCGTTCAGCGTGACCACCACGGCGGTTGAGCCAACTTCGGTGGTGCCCGTCACTTGAACGCCGCCGCCGGCCAGACGCTCGGCCCCGTTGATGGTGCCGTCCCCTTCGACAAGGCTGGCCTGTACGCCAAGGTTGTCGACCCGCGTGTCCACTTCGACACTGTCAGAAGCATTAAGCGTGTTGCCGGCTGCATCTGTCGTGGTCGCAGTGATCTGTGCGGTGTAGACGCCGGGCGTTACATCGCTGTTGGAATAATTCGCTGTCCAGTTGCCTGCACCATCGGCGCTGACTGTCTTGCTGACGCCGCCCATGGTCACGGTCACAACCGCATTCGGGTTGGACGTACCGGTCAGAACCACGCCATCAGACGCTTCGACTTCGTTGATGATGTCGTCGCCTTCAACCGGCGCAGGGCTGATCGTCAGGATGCCCCCGTCACGGTCAATGTCCACGTTGCGCGTGATGGTATCGACGTTGCCGGCAATATCCGTGGCCACTGCCGTCATTACTGCGGTTTGCTCACCCGACGGAATGGTGTTGGCGGCAAAAGTCACCGTCCAGCTGCCATTCGCGGCAACCGTAGCGGCCTGATTGGACCCGCCAAAGGACACCATGACACTTGAACCGGGCTCGGTTGTGCCTGTCATGACCAGACCTTGCGCCGCTTCGGCCTCGTTGATCACACCGTCCGCACCACCTGTCGTGCCGGTAAAGGCAAAGTCACGCACCAGCGTGTCGATGTCCACCAGACCCGACGCCGTGCTGGAGTTGCCCAACGCGTCGGTCGCAACAGCCGTCACAGTGGCCTGTAATTCGCCGGTCGGCACTTCGCTCATCGCGAAATCCGCAGACCAGTTGCCGTTCGCATCAACGGTAGCTGCATGCGAACCGGTGCCGAAGGTCACAACCACAGTTGATCCCGCCTGCGCCGTGCCGGTCAATGTTACGCCGTCTTCCTGCTCGACCGCGTTTACGATGCCGTCTGTTTCGACGTTGGCCGTGTCGATGGTCACGTTTGAAACCGTGTCGATCACAACAGTGTCGGAAATTGTCGTGGTGTTGCCAAAGGCGTCCGCGCTGACAATGGTCACGCCGGTGGAATATTCGCCCCCCTCAAGCGTGCCTGCCGCCCAGCTGACCGACCAGGTGCCGGTTTCAGAAACAGTTGTGGTCTGCTCGATGCCCGCGATGGTCACCAGAATGGACGCACCCGCTTCGCCGGTGCCTGACAGGGTCACACCATCGGCAAAGCTGACAGCGTTAAAGAAATCGCCAACGGAGTCCGTTCCGGTCGACACTTCCACCAAGGGCGGCGTCAGGTCGATCACGTAACCCGGACCATCCAGAACCACCTCACCGCCTTCTGTCACGACTGTGACGACAGCCTCATAGGTGCCATCCGGCGGGAAATTCGGGGGCATAAAGCCGCAGGTGAAAAAGCCTTCTTCGTTGATGACGGTTTCAACCTGCACATCGCCCAGCGTCACAATGACCGTGTCGCCGGGGGCACCGCCGCCGGTGATCGTGATGACCTGCTCGGCATCGTCGCCGCCGATCTCGCCAACAAGGTCGGGATCATTGACATAAGGGTCCTGAACCAGATCGCGGTCGGGGTTTGGCCCGCCGGTGTCACCGCCGCCGTCGCCGCCTTCGCCGCCACCGCCGGTTTCATCACCAGAGCCGCCACCGGCACCGATAACCGCGGCGCCACCAACAACAGCGGCTGCCGCTGCGGCTGTACCGCCACCCAAAAGTCCGGCCGCACCCAGAAGCGGTGCGGGGAACATCGACACTTCATCATCTGCATAACCGGCCGCTGCCAGCTCGGTACGTCCCAGATAGATCAGATCATCAGACGGGGACCACTTGCCCCACTGCTCGGTCGGACCGAACTGCGCATACAGCTCGCCCGCGCCCGTATCCACAAACGCCACCTCGTTGAGATAGCCGTCAGCGGAGATGAACAGCCGGTTCGGCGTGCCTGATCCGTTGAAGTAATTGTCGATCGTGATCTGACGCCCGTCGGTCAGGGTGATCACCAGATCACTGCCCTCACGCACCTGCGTCGACAGATCGACCTGTCTCAGATTAAGGGAAATTTCCTGACCTGCGCCAGCCTGAATTGCATGGGTCTTTGCACCATCCGGCACCGTACCACGTTGCAAACCGCCCGCATTATCGCGGACGACGAAATCAATCGCCTTCATAACACCACCACTCTACCTCAAAGCACCCGTTCTATGCGGGCCTTCTCGTTATTAATTCCAAGGCCGGTCCGTTCATGCGTCCCGTGCCACGTTTATTCTTGCCATTTTGCTACCTTGAAATTGCCATTTTGCATAGGGGAATTTTGGAACGAATCGCTCATTCTACCTATGAGGGTGGCTATTCAACGATGCCTGCTGGAGAATTACCGCGCAAATACTGATACTTTTGCGCTTTACACAAAGGTTGCGCGGGTCAACATTGCAGCAAAGCAACAGTTGACAAAATATCCAACAGGACCAGCCTTTACCCCATGCCAACAACGCCCAACGCCCTGCGCACCCTCACCGAAGATCCCGATTTCGCGATCACCCTGTCCGACGGATGCCGCCTTTCGGCGCGGGTCTGGATGCCCGAAGATGCCGGTGACGATCCTGTGCCGGTGATCCTTGAATACCTGCCCTACCGCAAACGCGACGGCACCTGCGCGCGCGATGCCCTGACCCATCCGTGGTTTGCCGAGCGCGGCTATGCCTGTGTGCGCGTCGACATGCGCGGCAATGGCGACAGCCACGGCGTGATGGAGGACGAATACGCCCCGCAAGAACAGGCCGACGCGGTCGAGGTGATTAATTTTCTGGCCGCGCAACCGTGGTGCAACGGCCGTGTCGGCATGATGGGGATCAGCTGGGGCGGATTTAACGGATTGCAGGTTGCCGCCCTCGCCCCCGAACCGCTCAAGGCTGTCATTACCCTGTGCTCCACCGTCGACCGTTTTGCCGATGACATCCATTACAAGGGCGGCTGCCTGCTGAATGAAAACCTCGGGTGGGGGGCGACCATGTGGTCCTACTCCTCCAAAGCGCCCGATCCTGCGCTGCGCCCCGACTGGCGCGAGATGTGGCTGGAGCGGCTCAAGGCCGAACCGTTCCTGCCGGAAACCTGGCTGCGCCATCAACGCCGCGATGCCTATTGGCGCCACGGTTCGGTCATCGAGGATTACAGCGCGATCAAGGCCAAGGTATTGGCCGTCGGCGGCTGGGGCGACGCCTATAAAAACGCCGTGCCCCAACTGGTCGAAGCGCTGCCGGACGCCAAAGGTATTGTCGGCCCTTGGGTCCATAAATACCCCCATTTCGCTGTGCCCGAACCGCGCATCGGCTTTCTGCAAGAGGCGCTGCGCTGGTGGGACCGCTGGCTCAAGGACGCGGACACAGGCGTTGAAAATGATCCCGATTACCGCGCCTATCTGATGGACGGTGTGCGCCCTGCCCGCTGGTATGCCGAACGCCCCGGCCGCTGGATTGCCGAGGCAAACGGCGCCACCGCGCACCTTGACACGCAGGCGCTACACCTGACCGACACAGGGCTCAGCCCGACAGCCGGACCGCTTACCCAAACCGTCACCTCGCCCGCCCATTGTGGTGCCGAATCCGGTGAATACTGCGCCATTTGGCTTGGCCCCGAAACGCCGGGCGATCAGCGTGGTGATGACGCCCTTTCCACCACCTTTGACAGCGCCCCGCTGGAACAGGACATGGATATCGTCGGCGCACCGCAGATTACCCTGACCCTTGCCAGCGACCAGCCCCAAGCCCAGATTGCTGTGCGCCTTAATCATATCCACCCCGATGGCGCGGCGACACGTATTACCTATGGCGTGCTGAACCTGTCACACCGCACCAGTGCTGCCGATCCAACCCCGATGCCACGCGGCACCGCGCAGGACATCACCTTTAAACTTGATCACATCGCCTACCGCGTGCCCAAGGGGCACCGCCTGCGTGTGTCGATTTCGGATGCCTACTGGCCGCTGCTCTGGCCCTCCCCCACACCAACCAAGCTGTCCCTGTCCGCAGGCCGCATCGACATTCCGCAACGTCCCACCTTTGGCGGCGACGAACATTTCTTCGAACCGCCAACCGCCGCCGAGCCGTGGCAGGTGGACACCCTGCGCCCCGATGCGCATGTGCGCCGGCAGGAAACCGACACGGTCACCGGCACCGTCAGCCTGATCATCGAAGACGACTTTGGCGAGGTGCGCGACAGCGAGCATGGACTTGTCTCAGGCTCGGTCGCGCGCGAAAACTGGTCTATCCACCCGGATGATCCGTTGTCCGCCAAGGGTACATGCCACTGGACCGACACGCTGACACGTGACGATATTGCCCTGCGCACCGAGGCCCGCTGCGAAATGACATCCGATGCAACCCGGTTCCATTTGACCGCGCGCATCGAAGCCTTCGAAAACGACACTTTAATCTACAGCCGCGACGTGGCAAAGAGCATCGCGAGGGATCACTTGTAGCCAGACCGTTACATTACCATGCCTTTTAACGCTTGCGAGAAGGACTGAAATGCTTAACGTTGATTCATCAATCAATAAAACTTGCGCATAAGCGCAGACACCTCACGGGAGATATCCAATGAATAACGAACTGAAACATCTGACGGGCAAAGTTGCCTCCGGCCTGATGACGCGCCGCGAATTTGTCGGCCGTGCCGCAGCACTTGGCGTAACGGCCGCTGTTGCCAATACCATGCTTGCAAACTCTGCCGCAGCAGACGGCCATGCCAAACCGGTACGCGGCGGCATGATGAAAATCGCCTCTTCCGGCGGTGAATCAACCAACACACAGGATCCGGCACTTGTCGCGTCCGAAGCGCCCCTGAACAACATCCGCGCGTGGGGCGAACTGCTGGTCGAAGTCGACGCCAAAGGCGAACTTGACTACCGCATGGCCGAAAGCGTCGAAGCATCCGCCGACGCCAAACAGTGGGTTTTCAAAATCCGCAAAGGCATCCCGTTCTCCAACGGCAAAGATATGACACCGGACGACGTGCTGAAAACAATGCAGCGCCACTCCAACGAAGATGCGAAATCAGGTGCCTTGGGCATCATGAAAGGCATCTCCGAGATGAAGGTCGACGGCGACAACTTCATCGTCAACCTTGACACCCCCAATGCCGACCTTCCCTTCCTGATGGCCGACTATCACCTGATGATCCAGCCCGGTGGCGGCATGGACAATCCGGGGGCCGCAATCGGTACCGGTGCTTACACACTTGAAATCGACGAACCCGGTGTGCGCCATGCCTTCAAACGCCGCGATGACTACTGGGATGCGGACAACCGTGGTTTTGCCGACGAAATCGAACAGCTGGTGCTGAACGATGCGACCGCGCGTACCGCTGCGTTGCAGTCCGGTCAGGTCCACATCATCAACCGCGTTGACCCCAAGGTTGCAGCCCTGCTTGACCGCGCGCCCAACCTGCGTGTTGAATCGGTTGCCGGCCGTGGCCACTATGTCTTTATCGCGCATAAAGACACCGCACCATTCGACAATAACGACGTGATGCTGGCGCTGAAATACGCCATCAACCGCGACGAAATGGTCGACAAAATCCTGCGCGGCTATGGCACCAAGGGCAACGACATGCCGATCAACGCCGCCTACCCGCTGTTTGACGAAACCATCCCGCAGCGCGAGCATTCCATCGAAAAGGCCAAAGAGCATTACGCGAAATCCGGCCACGACGGTTCGCCGATCGTTCTGCGTGTGGCCGACGGTGCCTTCCCCGGCGCGGTCGATGCTGCCGCCCTGTTCCAGCAGTCCGCGCAAGCCGCCGGCATTCCGCTGGAAATCAAGCGCGAGCCTAACGACGGTTACTGGTCCGAAGTCTGGAACGTACAGCCTTTCTGTGCCTCCTACTGGGGCGGCCGTCCGGTGCAGGACCAGATGTATTCGACCGCCTATCTGTCGACCGCAGACTGGAACGACACCCGCTGGAAACGCCCCGAGTTTGACGAGATGCTCAACGCGGCCAAGGCCGAGCTGGACAACGCCAAGCGCAAGGAAATCTATTCCAAAATGGGCCGCATGTTGAACGAAGAAGGCGGTCTGATCCTGCCGATGTTCAACGACTTTGTGAACGGTGTGTCCAACAAAATCGGCGGTTGGGCCAACGACCCGAACGGTCCTGTGATGAACAACAAATCACACATCAAATGCTGGGTGATGGACGCTTAAGGCGGCCTGATCATGCACCCCATCTTAAAACTGATAGCTCAGCGCGTTGCGCTGGGCTTGATGCTCCTCTTCGCAGCATCCATCCTTATTTTCGGCGGCACAATGATGCTGCCCGGCGACGTGGCCCAGCAAATTCTTGGCCAGTCTGCGACCCCCGAAAGCCTCGCCAACCTGCGCGCCGAACTGGGCCTGAACGACCCACCCGTTGCACGCTATTTCCAATGGCTCGGAGGCTTCCTTCAAGGCGATCTTGGCACCGCTTTAACCAACGGGCGCGACATCGCCGAAAGTCTGGGCTCCCGCCTTGGCAACACGCTTTTCCTCGCCTTCTGGGCTGCCGTCATCTCGGTCCCGCTGGCCATCTTCCTTGGTCTGCTGGCCGTTCGCTACAAAGACCGCATTCCCGACAGGCTGATTTCGGCGGTGACCCTCACCACCATTTCAATCCCCGAATTCATGATCGGCTACGTGCTGATCTACTGGATTTCCATCCGCCTTGGCTGGTTCTCTTCTGTCGCCATCATCAATGACAGCATGTCACTGGGCCAGAAACTGAACGCCATCGCCATCCCCGTAATGGTACTGACCCTTGTTGTGCTGGCCCATATGATGCGCATGACCCGCGCGGCCATCCTGAACGTGATGCAATCGGCCTATATCGAAACGGCTGAACTCAAAGGCATGGGGATGCTGAAAATCATCGCCAAACACGCCTTTCCCAACGCCATTGCCCCCATCGTCAACGTGGTCATGATCAACCTCGCCTATCTTGTGGTTGGCGTGGTCGTCGTCGAAGTTGTGTTCGCCTATCCGGGCATGGGGCAATACCTTGTGGATCACGTCGCCAAACGCGATGTGCCGGTGGTGCAGGCCTGCGGCCTGATCTTTGCCGCCGTATACATCGGTCTGAACCTGATTGCCGACATCGTTTCCATTCTCGCCAACCCGCGTTTGAGGCATCCCAAATGACTTTTTCCCCGAAAAAAGGCATTTCGTGCGACCACCGCGTATTTTCCACGAAAATGCGCCGGGAGGCACTCGGTAGCGTTCAACCCCCAAACAGTCGTGACGGCGGGCGGGGCGTTGTTCTGACTGATTTTTCACCGAAAAAATCAATCCGTGCGACCACCGCGTTTTTGCCCTGCAAAAGCGCCGGGAGGCACCCGGTCATTATGGTAAACCAGAAACGGGACGGCGGGCGGGG is part of the Sulfitobacter geojensis genome and harbors:
- a CDS encoding CocE/NonD family hydrolase, coding for MPTTPNALRTLTEDPDFAITLSDGCRLSARVWMPEDAGDDPVPVILEYLPYRKRDGTCARDALTHPWFAERGYACVRVDMRGNGDSHGVMEDEYAPQEQADAVEVINFLAAQPWCNGRVGMMGISWGGFNGLQVAALAPEPLKAVITLCSTVDRFADDIHYKGGCLLNENLGWGATMWSYSSKAPDPALRPDWREMWLERLKAEPFLPETWLRHQRRDAYWRHGSVIEDYSAIKAKVLAVGGWGDAYKNAVPQLVEALPDAKGIVGPWVHKYPHFAVPEPRIGFLQEALRWWDRWLKDADTGVENDPDYRAYLMDGVRPARWYAERPGRWIAEANGATAHLDTQALHLTDTGLSPTAGPLTQTVTSPAHCGAESGEYCAIWLGPETPGDQRGDDALSTTFDSAPLEQDMDIVGAPQITLTLASDQPQAQIAVRLNHIHPDGAATRITYGVLNLSHRTSAADPTPMPRGTAQDITFKLDHIAYRVPKGHRLRVSISDAYWPLLWPSPTPTKLSLSAGRIDIPQRPTFGGDEHFFEPPTAAEPWQVDTLRPDAHVRRQETDTVTGTVSLIIEDDFGEVRDSEHGLVSGSVARENWSIHPDDPLSAKGTCHWTDTLTRDDIALRTEARCEMTSDATRFHLTARIEAFENDTLIYSRDVAKSIARDHL
- a CDS encoding ABC transporter substrate-binding protein, giving the protein MNNELKHLTGKVASGLMTRREFVGRAAALGVTAAVANTMLANSAAADGHAKPVRGGMMKIASSGGESTNTQDPALVASEAPLNNIRAWGELLVEVDAKGELDYRMAESVEASADAKQWVFKIRKGIPFSNGKDMTPDDVLKTMQRHSNEDAKSGALGIMKGISEMKVDGDNFIVNLDTPNADLPFLMADYHLMIQPGGGMDNPGAAIGTGAYTLEIDEPGVRHAFKRRDDYWDADNRGFADEIEQLVLNDATARTAALQSGQVHIINRVDPKVAALLDRAPNLRVESVAGRGHYVFIAHKDTAPFDNNDVMLALKYAINRDEMVDKILRGYGTKGNDMPINAAYPLFDETIPQREHSIEKAKEHYAKSGHDGSPIVLRVADGAFPGAVDAAALFQQSAQAAGIPLEIKREPNDGYWSEVWNVQPFCASYWGGRPVQDQMYSTAYLSTADWNDTRWKRPEFDEMLNAAKAELDNAKRKEIYSKMGRMLNEEGGLILPMFNDFVNGVSNKIGGWANDPNGPVMNNKSHIKCWVMDA
- a CDS encoding ABC transporter permease; translation: MHPILKLIAQRVALGLMLLFAASILIFGGTMMLPGDVAQQILGQSATPESLANLRAELGLNDPPVARYFQWLGGFLQGDLGTALTNGRDIAESLGSRLGNTLFLAFWAAVISVPLAIFLGLLAVRYKDRIPDRLISAVTLTTISIPEFMIGYVLIYWISIRLGWFSSVAIINDSMSLGQKLNAIAIPVMVLTLVVLAHMMRMTRAAILNVMQSAYIETAELKGMGMLKIIAKHAFPNAIAPIVNVVMINLAYLVVGVVVVEVVFAYPGMGQYLVDHVAKRDVPVVQACGLIFAAVYIGLNLIADIVSILANPRLRHPK
- a CDS encoding TolC family protein, translated to MAFTLTGCLSDAGGSAGDFVARLKSPDANSVARPSHAEKVNSESAIIQGLSARSSALPAGSSYERVATSVLAANSRAAESELRAARLRSEAASKNWLPKIGPNISLTSLGSLVANLVVDQVLFDNGRRKGEREFAIADVEVAAVNLAKDTNDRVHTALSLYVTAAEAREKATLSEASLRDMGRFEYIMSERVKGGVSDSSDLNILRQKLSEIRADRAANVEAANTAIAELNAMSIDPLSGLRGVPGLRVSPQSAQPLDVVLAEAEKTRTIAAAKIDRADQLPGLSAGGTIGENSDLGLRVSSDTLLGFGTGATLRAIEEAKEAAGRQVSQANEDANRRLRKLEGQIAAKSRQADEASGLTVQAQRNLDVFQEQYDAGQRQVMDVVSVYETFARQQQAEVTLKYEAAQLQIDLARLLGVLADGDEI
- a CDS encoding Ig-like domain-containing protein, which translates into the protein MKAIDFVVRDNAGGLQRGTVPDGAKTHAIQAGAGQEISLNLRQVDLSTQVREGSDLVITLTDGRQITIDNYFNGSGTPNRLFISADGYLNEVAFVDTGAGELYAQFGPTEQWGKWSPSDDLIYLGRTELAAAGYADDEVSMFPAPLLGAAGLLGGGTAAAAAAVVGGAAVIGAGGGSGDETGGGGEGGDGGGDTGGPNPDRDLVQDPYVNDPDLVGEIGGDDAEQVITITGGGAPGDTVIVTLGDVQVETVINEEGFFTCGFMPPNFPPDGTYEAVVTVVTEGGEVVLDGPGYVIDLTPPLVEVSTGTDSVGDFFNAVSFADGVTLSGTGEAGASILVTIAGIEQTTTVSETGTWSVSWAAGTLEGGEYSTGVTIVSADAFGNTTTISDTVVIDTVSNVTIDTANVETDGIVNAVEQEDGVTLTGTAQAGSTVVVTFGTGSHAATVDANGNWSADFAMSEVPTGELQATVTAVATDALGNSSTASGLVDIDTLVRDFAFTGTTGGADGVINEAEAAQGLVMTGTTEPGSSVMVSFGGSNQAATVAANGSWTVTFAANTIPSGEQTAVMTAVATDIAGNVDTITRNVDIDRDGGILTISPAPVEGDDIINEVEASDGVVLTGTSNPNAVVTVTMGGVSKTVSADGAGNWTANYSNSDVTPGVYTAQITATTTDAAGNTLNASDSVEVDTRVDNLGVQASLVEGDGTINGAERLAGGGVQVTGTTEVGSTAVVVTLNGVAVNAVVAANGTWTANYASSQVSEGTYTATVSVQATDRAGNTATVSDVVNVDTEVVPLSIDDGAGGRDSTVNIAEAATGIDLGGEVEVGSTVSVTFDGTPYVANVDNAGNWSLTIPPSAIRSGEYNAAIVVTATDAVGNVDTINDTLAIDTSAPSGPAIESLNEGRVGFRGISTDLTDDELAVYQVQDNGTVTEVASQSGASTTRPETNIDFNSDVPDGSHLVITATDDAQNTTGTYVVLDDGAPNSTIAISNPALGNYNIETVDMTFAEEGNLTIDEAALLALSSNSNELMILGGADDTVTILGATRGNSSGGQTTYSLGTEGTIIVDDQIDVIT